A window of Aurantibacillus circumpalustris genomic DNA:
TTATCGCAACGCTTTACGGAAAAAATGAGGGATGTTGTTTCGCAGCAAACAAGTTTGGCTTTAATGCCAAAGGACGGAGATTTGAGCTTTGAAGGGTATATAGCCGATTACGCTGTAACCCCTGTGGCTATTCAAAGTAACGACCAAGCGAGTCTCAACCGTCTTACCATTACAGTTAAAGTGGTTTATTTTAATAAATTTGATGCGACTAAAAATTTCGAACAAAACTTTACCCGTTTTGCAGATTATAAAAGTACTGAGAACATTTCGGCGAAAGAACCAGAGCTTGTTCAAGAAATA
This region includes:
- the lptE gene encoding LptE family protein, whose amino-acid sequence is MIPKILKYASILFVGVLSFCKPHISLSGASIPVEAKTISVGFFTNNTSLGAPSLSQRFTEKMRDVVSQQTSLALMPKDGDLSFEGYIADYAVTPVAIQSNDQASLNRLTITVKVVYFNKFDATKNFEQNFTRFADYKSTENISAKEPELVQEIYRQLTEDIFNKAFNNW